The proteins below come from a single Xiphophorus couchianus chromosome 20, X_couchianus-1.0, whole genome shotgun sequence genomic window:
- the LOC114135041 gene encoding odorant receptor 131-2-like produces the protein MNISIANMTGVPDYRDSFTKAVIKNVIVVVLSISINYINAGLIHTFCGNQIFNTNPRYILFVHLVINDMIQVTLTVALFIISYILYKIHVFVCCILILTALFTTENTPLNLACMAVECYIAICIPLRHAQICTIKRTRVLISLIWITSLVSVLPDLFITLATKPLDYFNTQVFCLRETAFRSPRIIERRNITYIVYLVLVWCIIFFIYFRILFTARIANRHAKKARNTVLLHGLQLLLCMATYAEHLVKQAVLQWLPKYYSDSLFVCYIIFQILPRSISSLIYGIRDKTFRKHLKRYLLCKVNPQ, from the exons ATGAATATATCCATTGCTAATATGACAGGAGTTCCAGATTATCGGGATTCCTTCACCAAGGCTGTGATTAAGAATGTTATTGTTGTGGTTCTTAGCATTTCCATCAACTACATCAATGCAGGACTCATTCATACTTTCTGCGGAAATCAG ATCTTCAACACAAATCCCCGGTACATCCTGTTTGTTCACTTGGTGATCAATGACATGATCCAAGTAACGCTGACTGTTGCACTTTTCATCATTAGCTACATCCTCTACAAGATCCATGTATTTGTCTGTTGCATCTTAATACTGACTGCCCTCTTCACCACTGAAAACACCCCACTGAACCTGGCCTGCATGGCAGTGGAGTGCTACATTGCCATCTGCATCCCCCTCCGCCACGCTCAGATCTGCACGATCAAGAGAACAAGGGTGCTGATTTCTTTAATCTGGATCACCAGCTTGGTGTCTGTTCTCCCTGATCTCTTCATTACCTTGGCCACGAAGCCACTGGATTATTTTAATACACAAGTGTTTTGCCTAAGGGAAACTGCTTTTCGAAGTCCCAGAATCATAGAGCGGAGAAATATTACCTATATTGTATATCTGGTTCTCGTTTGgtgcattatttttttcatttatttccgCATACTATTTACGGCAAGAATAGCAAATAGACATGCCAAAAAGGCGAGGAACACAGTCCTCCTTCATGGGCTTCAGCTTCTTTTGTGTATGGCAACATATGCAGAACACCTGGTGAAACAGGCTGTGTTGCAATGGCTTCCTAAGTATTACTCAGattctctgtttgtttgttatatAATTTTCCAAATACTACCAAGATCTATTAGTTCACTTATCTATGGCATAAGGGACAAAACGTTCAGGAAACACCTAAAAAGGTATTTATTATGTAAGGTGAACCCACAGTGA
- the LOC114135443 gene encoding odorant receptor 131-2-like produces the protein MNLSAANVTVVVQYGDSFSKALIKNLIVVVLSIFINYINAGLIYTFSKHQIFNTNPRYILFVHLVINDMIQVTLTVALFITSYIFFRIPMTVCCFFILIAIFTIENTPLNLACMAVECYIAICIPLRHSQICTVKKTRLLILLVWATSLVSVLPDLFMTLATESQDYFKLRVFCVRERVFPNPRIIERRNITYIVYLVLVWCIIFFIYFRIMFTARTASKDAKKARDTILLHGFQLLLCMATYAEHLVKDMVWQWFRDYYLDALFACYLLFQIIPRFISSIIYGVRDKTFRKHLKGYLLYKISPQ, from the exons ATGAATTTGTCTGCTGCCAATGTGACAGTGGTTGTACAATATGGGGATTCCTTCTCCAAGGCTTTGATTAAGAACCTCATTGTTGTGGTCCTCAGCATTTTCATCAACTACATCAATGCAGGACTCATTTACACCTTCTCTAAACACCAG ATCTTCAACACAAATCCCCGGTACATCCTGTTTGTTCACTTGGTGATTAATGACATGATCCAAGTAACACTGACTGTGGCACTTTTCATCACTAGCTACATCTTCTTTAGGATTCCAATGACTGTCTGTTGCTTCTTTATACTGATTGCTATCTTCACCATTGAAAACACCCCACTGAACCTGGCCTGCATGGCAGTGGAGTGCTACATTGCCATCTGCATCCCTCTACGCCATTCTCAGATTTGCACAGTTAAGAAAACACGGCTGCTGATTCTTTTAGTCTGGGCCACCAGCTTGGTGTCTGTTCTCCCTGATCTCTTCATGACTTTGGCTACGGAGTCACAGGACTATTTTAAATTACGTGTGTTTTGCGTCAGGGAACGTGTTTTTCCAAATCCCAGAATTATAGAGAGGAGAAATATTACCTATATTGTATATTTGGTTTTAGTTTGGTGCATTATCTTTTTCATCTATTTCCGCATAATGTTCACAGCAAGAACAGCAAGTAAAGATGCTAAAAAGGCGAGGGACACAATCCTTCTCCATGGGTTTCAGCTACTGTTGTGTATGGCAACATATGCAGAACACCTTGTAAAAGATATGGTGTGGCAATGGTTTCGTGATTATTATTTAGATGCTCTGTTTGCTTGTTATTTATTGTTCCAAATAATACCAAGATTTATTAGTTCAATTATCTATGGTGTACGAGACAAAACGTTCAGAAAGCACCTAAAAGGATATTTACTGTATAAGATAAGCCCGCAGTAA
- the LOC114135444 gene encoding odorant receptor 131-2-like: MSSSSAPGTNFTVTEGNLTGPGVNLGMLSVTATIANLVVILLSIITCSINMLMIHIFNKHQIFRFNPRYILFIHLVLNETLQLTLSVSLYLFGNSLFTIYVSLCVLILLPAILTTRNTPLNLACMAAECYISVCIPLRHGNICTVKKTYIVIGIMWVISLLTILPDIFILLITEELEFLKTRVFCERDRVFRSSYSKSKRDASHIFFLVVVCLTLFYTYFRILFVAKAANSDAKKARNTILLHGFQMLMCMTLYMQSLLKQLLIYLFPKHSISIQHAIFILIQIIPRCLSPVVYGIRDKSFRMYFKKYFICMQVKAIRVQT, encoded by the exons atGTCCTCTTCATCAGCTCCTGGAACAAATTTCACAGTTACTGAGGGCAACCTGACCGGACCTGGAGTTAATCTGGGCATGCTTTCTGTAACTGCTACTATTGCCAATCTGGTTGTTATTTTACTCAGCATCATCACCTGCTCCATTAATATGCTAATGATTCACATATTCAACAAACATCAA ATCTTCAGGTTCAACCCTCGCTACATCCTTTTCATCCACTTGGTGCTAAACGAAACACTCCAGTTGACACTCAGCGTGTCCCTCTACCTCTTTGGCAATTCCCTCTTCACCATCTATGTCTCACTGTGCGTACTCATCCTCCTGCCGGCTATTCTCACCACCAGAAACACTCCATTGAATCTGGCCTGCATGGCAGCAGAATGTTACATCTCCGTCTGCATCCCCCTCCGCCATGGAAACATATGCACAGTTAAGAAAACCTATATTGTCATTGGCATTATGTGGGTAATAAGCTTGCTCACTATTCTGCCtgatatatttattcttttgattACTGAAGAGCTGGAATTTTTGAAAACGAGAGTTTTCTGTGAGAGGGACAGAGTGTTCAGAAGCAGCTACAGTAAAAGTAAGAGAGATGCGTCCCACATATTTTTTCTGGTGGTGGTTTGTCTCACTCTATTCTATACTTATTTCAGAATTCTGTTTGTGGCAAAAGCTGCAAATTCTGATGCTAAAAAAGCAAGAAACACTATTCTGCTTCATGGTTTTCAGATGTTGATGTGCATGACGCTGTATATGCAATCTTTGCTAAAGCAGCTCCTCATATACTTGTTTCCTAAACATAGCATTTCCATACAGCAtgctatttttatattaatccaGATCATTCCTCGCTGTCTAAGTCCCGTTGTTTATGGGATACGAGACAAAAGTTTCAGAATGTACTTTAAGAAGTATTTTATATGTATGCAAGTAAAAGCAATAAGGGTACAAACCTAA
- the LOC114135445 gene encoding odorant receptor 131-2-like, protein MSSSSSASTNFTVTEGNLTGSGVYLGMLSVTAIIGNVVVFSLGIVTCFINDSMVHIFNKQQIFRFNPRYILFIHLVLNETLQMTVSVSLYLFGNSLFTIYVSLCVLILLPAILTTMNTPLNLACMAAECYISVCIPLRHGNICTVKKTYIVIGIMWIISLLTILPDIFILLITEELEFLKTRVFCERDRVFRSSYSKNKKDASHLFFLVVVCLTLFYTYFRILFVAKAASSHAKKARNTILLHGFQMLMCMTLYMQNLLKQLLIYLFPGQAFYTQQAIFVLIQIIPRCLSPVVYGLRDKTFRMYYKKYFMCFSVKAIRVQT, encoded by the exons AtgtcctcctcttcatctgcCAGCACAAATTTCACAGTTACTGAGGGTAACCTGACCGGATCTGGAGTTTATCTGGGCATGCTTTCTGTAACTGCTATTATAGGCAATGTGGTTGTTTTTTCACTTGGCATTGTCACCTGTTTCATTAATGATTCAATGGTTCACATATTCAACAAACAGCAA ATCTTCAGGTTCAACCCTCGCTACATCCTTTTCATCCACTTGGTGCTAAACGAAACACTCCAGATGACAGTCAGCGTTTCGCTCTACCTCTTTGGCAATTCCCTCTTCACCATCTATGTCTCATTGTGCGTACTCATCCTCCTGCCAGCTATTCTCACCACCATGAACACTCCATTGAATCTGGCCTGCATGGCAGCAGAATGTTACATCTCCGTCTGCATCCCCCTCCGCCATGGAAACATATGTACAGTTAAGAAAACCTACATCGTCATTGGCATTATGTGGATAATAAGCTTGCTCACTATTCTGCCtgatatatttattcttttgattACTGAAGAGCTGGAATTTTTGAAAACGAGAGTTTTCTGTGAGAGGGACAGAGTGTTCAGAAGCAGctacagtaaaaataagaaagatgCATCCCATCTATTTTTTCTGGTGGTGGTTTGTCTCACTCTCTTCTATACTtatttcagaattttgtttgTGGCAAAAGCAGCAAGTTCACATGCTAAAAAAGCAAGAAACACTATTCTGCTTCATGGTTTTCAGATGTTGATGTGCATGACGCTGTATATGCAAAATTTACTAAAGCAGCTCCTTATATACTTGTTTCCTGGGCAGGCCTTTTACACACAACAGGCTATTTTTGTGTTAATCCAGATCATTCCTCGTTGTCTAAGTCCTGTTGTTTATGGGTTACGAGATAAGACTTTCAGAATGTACTATAAAAAGTACTTCATGTGTTTCTCAGTCAAAGCAATAAGGGTACAAACCTAA